The following is a genomic window from Candidatus Hydrogenedentota bacterium.
CTGGGCTGAAGCAATGCGCGTGCCAATGCCGCGCGACATGAACGAAACGTCGTTCAGATAGGCACTTGACTCGAAAGGGACCTGCTATCATATGTAGAAATCTGACAAAGTTGTCGACAATCGGCCGATGTTGTTGCCAAGAAAATGACACTCTGCCAATAATTCGTCGCGGTTGCGGGCTGGATTCATCGGATCGCCTGGAATTCTGCAAGCAATGAGGGTGAGTTGGGTCTTCGCGTCCCGCTAGCCATTTCGATGAGCGCAGGGCCGCCGAAGAGCCGTCCGGCCACCAATCATGGGCCTACCAGGAGGCTCCTGCAAGATGATACCTTTGTAGCGGCGCGTTCAAGGCCGTCAAGCCAGCTTCAGGAGACGCTCATGCGAAACCGAACGATCTTTGTACTTTCACTTGCTCTTCTTCTTTTGATTTCGGGATGTGCAACCACCGGTAGAACTGTTGAAGTACCTTTCCACGGCAAGCCGGTGCCGTGGACAAGTCTGGAACTCAACAACGACCCCGACAACTTCCAGTTTGCGATTGTCTCCGATCGCGCGGGTGGCGAACGTCCCGGGGTGTTCCAGTCGGCGATGGGCAAGCTCAACCTGATGCAGCCCGAGTTCGTCATGAGCATTGGCGACCTGACAGAGGGAAGCAAGACCGACGTTGCGGAGATGAGCCGCCAGTGGCAGGAGTTCAGGGATATCGTAGGCGTGCTTGAGATGCCGTTCTTTCTCGTACCGGGCAACCACGATATTCGCACCAGTGTCATGGCAGAGGAGTGGAGACGTCAGTGGGGGCCGTCGTATTACCATTTCCGCTACCGCGACGTGCTTTTTCTCTGCCTCAATACGGAAGACCCGCCGCCTACTCACATGAGCGACGCGCAGATTGCGTATATGCAGAAGGCGCTGGATGAAAACGCGGATGCAAAGTGGACGCTTGTCTTCATGCACAAGCCGCTGTGGGAGTTCACAACAGAGGACACAGGCTGGAATCGGTTTGAGCCATTGTTGAAAGGACGCAACTATACGGTCATCTCCGGACACCGGCACAATTACAGCAAGGCCCATCGCGATGGTCATTCCTACTTCGTTCTCGCCACGACAGGCGGCAGCAGCAAGCTGCGCGGGTTGCAGGAAGGTGAATTCGACCATATCGTCTGGGTGACCATGACCAAGAAGGGTCCGCGCATTGCTAACCTGCTGCTGGAAGGAATTCTCGACGAGGATCTGAAGTAGAAGGCATGCGCACCAATCACCTGCACAACACGTTGGGTACGTCCAGCGAATGAACTACGCGGATTCACCTGTTGCCCTTGTCACCGGCGCGACCGGCGTCGCGGGGGCGTCCATTGTCGAATATCTTTCCGAGGAAGCCGGGTGGCAGGTCGTCGCGCTTTCGCGCAGCGCAGCGAGCGTGTTTGCGTCATCGCCTCGCGTTACGCCGGTGAGCG
Proteins encoded in this region:
- a CDS encoding metallophosphoesterase, with translation MRNRTIFVLSLALLLLISGCATTGRTVEVPFHGKPVPWTSLELNNDPDNFQFAIVSDRAGGERPGVFQSAMGKLNLMQPEFVMSIGDLTEGSKTDVAEMSRQWQEFRDIVGVLEMPFFLVPGNHDIRTSVMAEEWRRQWGPSYYHFRYRDVLFLCLNTEDPPPTHMSDAQIAYMQKALDENADAKWTLVFMHKPLWEFTTEDTGWNRFEPLLKGRNYTVISGHRHNYSKAHRDGHSYFVLATTGGSSKLRGLQEGEFDHIVWVTMTKKGPRIANLLLEGILDEDLK